A genomic segment from Leptolyngbya boryana PCC 6306 encodes:
- a CDS encoding adenylate/guanylate cyclase domain-containing protein encodes MILAMLWNRFFRFLLKRIVLVLALLLCLGAGIALANMSRLSTNLIESQAIQNAALHAQSFQQAIALYSDSAADRAKPVKGITVTHAYLNQSGGIPLPSTFALELGNQISEKNPEMVVRLFSEYPFPWRGARQADALEKDAIAFLQKTPRSPFVRFERKDGHTTLFYGEASIMKQTCVECHNTHQQSPKKDWAVGDVAGVWEIRQPLDQFVEKVNRNLQGTFAMLGSMSVIGLSGLTLVVGRLRQTAKELEQRVRERTFDLAQANTDLEKRNSLIRQVFGRYLSDAVVGTLLDQPTGLKLGGDRRTITILTSDLRGFSTLSERLPPEKVIEILNLYLEDMAEVINQYQGTIDEFMGDGILVLFGAPLSQADDALRAVACACAMQLTMGLVNEKLQALNLPQLEMGIGINTGEVIVGNIGSEKRTKYGVVGSSVNLTYRIESYTQGGQILISEQTRQALGQNVQIMGEKQVHPKGFENPITIYDVYGIRGRYNLFLPKDKPMA; translated from the coding sequence ATGATATTGGCAATGCTTTGGAATCGATTTTTTCGATTTCTTCTCAAACGAATTGTGCTGGTTTTGGCACTTCTGCTTTGTCTCGGAGCCGGAATCGCGCTGGCAAATATGTCTCGCTTGTCCACGAACTTGATCGAGTCCCAAGCAATCCAAAATGCCGCTCTACATGCCCAGTCTTTTCAACAAGCGATCGCGCTCTACAGCGATTCTGCTGCCGATCGTGCTAAACCTGTGAAAGGCATTACTGTGACCCATGCTTATCTGAACCAGTCTGGAGGTATTCCTTTGCCCTCAACGTTCGCTCTCGAACTGGGAAATCAAATCAGCGAAAAGAATCCAGAAATGGTGGTGCGCTTGTTCAGCGAGTATCCATTTCCGTGGCGGGGCGCGAGGCAAGCCGATGCATTGGAAAAAGATGCGATCGCATTTTTGCAGAAAACTCCGCGATCGCCCTTTGTGCGATTTGAGCGCAAAGATGGGCATACCACCCTGTTTTACGGTGAAGCCAGCATCATGAAGCAAACCTGCGTTGAGTGCCACAATACGCATCAGCAAAGCCCGAAAAAAGATTGGGCAGTCGGTGATGTTGCTGGAGTCTGGGAGATTCGCCAACCGCTGGATCAATTTGTCGAGAAAGTCAATCGCAATCTGCAAGGAACCTTTGCGATGCTAGGCAGCATGTCGGTCATCGGACTATCGGGTTTAACTTTGGTTGTAGGACGATTGCGACAAACAGCAAAAGAGCTAGAACAGCGAGTGCGAGAACGAACCTTTGATCTCGCTCAGGCAAATACAGATTTAGAGAAACGCAATAGTCTGATTCGTCAAGTCTTTGGACGTTACTTAAGCGATGCGGTTGTTGGCACGTTACTCGATCAACCGACCGGACTAAAGTTAGGTGGGGATCGGCGAACGATTACGATTTTGACTTCTGATCTGCGAGGCTTTAGTACACTGTCAGAGCGCTTACCTCCCGAAAAAGTGATTGAAATTCTGAATTTGTACCTTGAAGATATGGCAGAAGTGATTAACCAGTATCAAGGCACGATCGATGAATTTATGGGAGATGGCATCTTAGTGCTGTTTGGTGCGCCTCTGTCTCAAGCTGATGATGCGCTGCGAGCCGTTGCCTGTGCCTGCGCGATGCAACTGACAATGGGATTGGTCAATGAGAAGCTACAAGCCTTGAATTTACCTCAGCTAGAAATGGGAATTGGTATCAATACCGGAGAAGTCATTGTTGGGAACATTGGGTCGGAAAAACGGACGAAGTATGGTGTGGTCGGCAGTTCTGTGAATTTGACCTATCGGATCGAGTCTTATACCCAGGGTGGACAAATTCTAATTTCTGAGCAGACCCGTCAGGCTTTAGGTCAGAATGTGCAAATTATGGGCGAGAAACAGGTTCATCCGAAAGGGTTTGAGAACCCGATTACTATCTATGATGTCTATGGGATTAGAGGCCGCTACAATCTCTTTCTTCCCAAAGATAAGCCGATGGCTTGA